Sequence from the Deltaproteobacteria bacterium genome:
AAGCCGCTGGCATTGTTAGGCGGGGACTTACGGACAATGGGCAGGCAAAAAACCATCAACATCACTTTTGCCGACCTTAATTCCGGGTTGCGCAATATCTCGGTCGCCATTATTCAGGATAACAAGTCCCATGTCCTGGCCGCGGAAGCCTTTCCGCATAAAGGCATAAAGCAGAAAAAACTTTCCCTGCCCGTGGTGGTATCGGACTTGAAACTCCACGGCGGCCAGGCAACACTGAGAGTAGTTGCCGTGGATTACTCCGTGTTTAAAAATGAAATCGCCATAGAAAGGCCCATATCTATTGATCTGATCCCCCCCCAGATATACCTGTTAACGTCCACCAACAACATTAACCCCGGCGGCTGCTGCCTAGTTGCCTTCCGCACCTCGGAACCAACCGTGACCAGCGGCGTACAGGTGAATAATAACTTTTCGTCGGCTTATCCGGCCACTTTTACCGGTAAGCCGGCCAATGTGGCCTATTTTGGTCTGCCGATGGTCGCCCGCGGAGAGGGGATAAACATCAGGATCGTCGCGCGTGACGCAGGCGAGAATGAAACCTCCATCACGCTGCCCACCCTCATCAGAATGAAAAAGTTCCGCAACGACAAGATGCAGTTGTCCGATAAGTTTCTCAATCAAAAGATGCCCGATTTTCAGCCCTTGCCGCCAGAGTTACAGGGGAAAAGTCCGCTGGAAATCTTTGGCTACGTAAATGGACAGCTACGCCTGGCCAACGAGACCACTCTGCGTGAACTTTGCCGGCAATCGGATCCCCGCCAGCTCTGGGAAGGAACCTTCCTCAGGATGAAGGATGCCTCCCCCATGGCCCAGTTCGGCGACAGGAGAACGTATATTTATGAGAAAAGGGTCATCGGGGAAAGTGTTCATCTGGGTGTAGATCTGGCTTCACTGGTGAATGCGCCTGTGGAAGCCAGCAATAACGGCATCGTCAAATATGCCGGCAACCTCGGCATTTATGGCAATGCAATTCTCGTTGATCATGGCCAGGGAATTTTCAGCATCTACGGCCATCTGTCGGTTATCAATGTGCAGGCCGGGCAGCGTCTCAAAAAAGGCGATGTCATGGGTAAAACAGGCGCCACCGGTCTGGCCGCCGGCGACCACCTGCACTTCGGTCTCCTCGTAGGCGGACAGTTTGTCAACCCGGTCGAATGGTGGGACCCGCACTGGATAAAGGACAATATCACTGATAAATTGGATGGGTTGGGAGTTAAGGGTTAAATTTTATAACTTCCCGATATCACGGTGGTTGATCGTCACCTGGTAATTTCTGTCTATGAAATATAAGCCCAGTTGGTTAGCCACGACTGCGGAACGGTGCTTGCCACCCGTGCAACCTAACGCTACATTGAATCTGACCTTCCCCTCCTTTTCATAAAGTGGCAGCAGAAACGCCATCAAGTCAATTAGTTTCTCCATAAACACTTTACTTCTCTCATCCTCCAGCACAAAGTCCCGTACATTTTGGTTGAGACCATCGTAATTCTTCAGATGTTCCACATAATAGGGGTTGGGAAGAAACCGGACATCAAGCACCATATCGGCGTCAACAGGTACACCGTAGCGAAAACCGAAAGAAGAAACATGCAGCACCAGCGCTTTCCCCTTTGCTGCGGAGGAAAGAAAGTGCCGTTGGACCGCATCTTTCAATTGATGGACATTGATGGAGGTGGTGTCAATGACCTGGGCCGCCATCTGTTTGAGTGGCGATAAGCTGTTTCTTTCCAATAAGATACCATCTAAAACGGACCCCCGGCCTGACAGCGGGTGCACCCGCCTGGTTTCACTGAAACGATTAATCAGGGCGTCGTCGCCGGCATCGAGAAAAATGATTTCAATGCCATAGCCATGATCTTTGAGCCGCTTGAATATTCTTTCATATTTTCCCAGAAAACTCTGCTGTCTCAGGTCCATCACCATCGCCACATTGGCTATGCCCTGAAACTCTTCGGCTTGCAGCTTGAGAAAACGCGGCAGCAGCACAACGGGTAGATTATCAACGCAAAAAAAGCCGATATCCTCCAGCGCCCGCAGTGCCGTACTTTTTCCGGAACCGGAAAGGCCCGTGATGATCACCACCCGCAATTCTTTCATGCTGCTCCCCCACTTATAATTCGGACGATACTTTCGAGCCGCCCGCCCCGATCATTTGCCCAGGGGATTCTGAAAAGAGGAAGCCTGACCCCCATGATTCTCCTGCCTGACCGTCCATCATACGGCGCAGGGACGAACGGCCGTGCGTCTCTACAAATCTCCGCAACCATGTCTACAGGTGTTTCATCAGCAATACAGGTAGCAGGCAGTAAGTCTTGTACCGGCAAAACACCAGTTCCTTTAATTTCCAGGAGATTTTTAACCAATGCCTGGCTGCTTCCATAGAGACGTCCGCCCTGGCGTTTTTCAATTTCCACGGCATCATCGGCAATCCATTTATGCCCCCGCCCGGCCAGTTCTAACGCCAGAGTCGTCTTTCCGGCGCCGCTAACCCCGGTGATCAAGACGCCCCGGCCGCAAACATTGACGAGCGCCCCTTGTACCGAAAGACGCCGGTGCAGCTTTTCGCGCAGCAAGCCGGAAAGACGGCTGGCTAAGAGATTTTCATCAAAGCGGGAACCGAAAATAAAAGTTGACGTCCGCTCGGCAAAGCGAACAAGAAAATCAGGCAGGTCGTCAACTCCGGATAGCGCCAGACAAGGAATGCCCGCTGCCACTAAATTATCAAAAAACTTGCGCCGCCTCTGCCACGATGCGTTATCAAGCCCGACAGCGACCTGCGGGGCCATGACCAGAATGGTACCCGGAACAATTTCCCTGACGGTCCCCGGCAAAACCTCCGGTGTAAAATGCTCATCAGTAAGGCCGCTTTCGCCCTGAACACGGTTCACCCTTTTTGTCAGACCGGCGAACCCGGCCCGGCTCGTTATACCGAGCCGGGCTTTACTCCCGGCCAGCAGGTATTTTAACGTTAAGGTTTCCATCACAAAAATAATGGTCAATCAGGTCAGACTGATCAGGTTATCCTGTTCCACCAGCAAATTAAATAATTCAGCGGCAGATTTGGCTTCCATGAGGTTCTTTCTCAAGACGTTATCCTTCAGCAGTCGCGATATTCTGGCCAAAACCTTCAAATGTTGACCGGCGGAATTCTCGGGCACCATCAGCAGAAAAAAAAGATGTGCCGGTTTACCATCCAGGGCATTAAAATCAACACCCTGGTGACTTCTGCCGATGGCAATCCTCAAGTCATCGAGACCGCCGATCTTGCCGTGCGGTATGGCGATGCCGTCTCCGATGCCCGTGCTACCCAGTCTTTCCCTGTCCATTAGCACCTTAACCATATTGCCCCGGTCATCAGTGCTGCCGGCAGGCATCAGAACCGCCGCCAGTTCCGCCAGAACCGCTTCTTTGGTCGCCGCCTGCAATTCTTCAATAATGAATTCGCGCTTTAAGAACGTCGTTATCTTCATGAAGATCCCCTCTGATTTCAACCAGTCGTCTCTATCAGGGCAAACTTCCCATCTTCTTGACGATACAGGACGTTGATATTCTCTGTTGTCGAATCCCGATAAACGACAAACCGATTTTTTGCCGTTTCCAGCTCCATGACCGCATCATCCATGGACATGGGCTTCAAAACGAGACTTCGCACCGACACAACCTCAATACCCGACGAATCTTCCAGATCCTCGGCCGCAGTTCCACCCCCCGCAGCCCCATCCTCACGCATTGAATTGTTCTTGTGTTCCCTGATTTTCTCCTTGTGTTTTTTCAACTGCCTCTCAATCTTGACAACCGCATTGTCAATGGCCAGATGCATGTCTTTTTCTTCTTCCTTGGCATTGATATTCAGGCCATTGGCCGCCAGATTGATTTCAGCCACATTCCTGAACTTCTCGACGGAAAGAATGACCCGGGCTTCTACAGCGTTGTCCACATATTTCTTCAATTTTTGCAGTTTCTCGTCAACATATCCCTTCTGCCATGATTCACCCTCTGCATTCCTGAATGTAACAGAAACTATCATGATTAATCCTCCTGTTGTTATTTCCAGCCGCTTGGCCGGTGCATAGATAAAGACTTAATATTCACTCGGAACTGTTAAAAATATTTTTTCCGCCGCGAGGAAGGCAGAATACGCATCATCTCTCTGTATTTGGCCACGGTGCGCCGCGCAATTCTTACCCCGGCCTCATTATTAAGACGCTTGACTATTTCCTTGTCGCTGAAGGGATGGAGGGCGCTTTCGTCGGCAATGATCTTTTTGATGGCATCCTTGACACTCTTGGAGGCAATGGCATCGCCGTCCGTCTTCTGGATGCTGCTGCTGAAAAAGTACTTTAATTCAAAGACGCCGCGCGGTGTATGCATGTACTTATTGGTAACCACCCGGCTGATCGTTGACTCATGCATCTCCACATCATCCGCGATGTCCCTCAGCACCAGTGGCTTTAAATACTTGATGCCACCATCAAAAAAATCCCTCTGATGCCTGACAATACCTTCCGCCACCTTAAAAATCGTCTTCTGACGCTGCTGGATGCTTTTTATCAACCAACTGGCAGCCTGCACCCTTTCCCGCATATATTTTTTGTTGCTTTCGCCCGTGCTCTTATCGTCCCTGCCGGTCATCATTTCCCGGTAGTAATTACTGATCCGCAACCTGGGCAGGCCATCATCATTGAGAACTATCTTGTATTCGTCCCCCACCTTAAAAATATAAACATCCGGGATGATGCTTTGCGCCCTTTCTTCCGTATAAATACTGCCCGGCTTGGGATCCATATGGGTAATCGTCACTACCGCCGCTATTACATCGTTTAAAGAAACCTTCAGTTTTTTGGCGATATGACGGTAATCCTTTTTTTCGAGATCGTGCAGGTGTTCCTGAATAATTGCCAATACCAGTTCCTGGGACACCCCCAACATTTTACCCTGGATTAAAAGACATTCTTTCAGGTCACGCGCGGCGACGCCGGGAGGGTCAAACTCCTGCACCCGGCGCAGGACATTCTCCAATAACCCGATTTCCATTTTTTCCTGCAGGGCCAACTCCTCCAGGCTGGCCCTTAAATAACCATCCTGATCAATGTTGCCGATAATCTGCTCGCCCGCCATCATTTCCTGTTTCGTGCAACGGGAAAGCTTGAGTTGCCACATCAGGTGATCCATCAGGGACGGCTTGGCGCTCTGCAAATTATCCATGGTGGGAGCTTCGCCATCCCGGCGTTCGTAAATCTGGCTGGTTGGCCGATAGTCTTCCAGGTAGTTGTTCCAGTCAAACTCTTCTTTACCGTCGCCTTCCCCCGTAAGTTCCTCGGTCCGATCCACGTGCTTGAGATCGTCACTATCGAGCACGACCGCCTCATCTCCGGCTACCTCGCTTTCCGAGCCGACATAATCATCGGGGGGAGTCTCTTCCAGGAGCGGATTTTCTTCGAGCTCCTGATTGACGACGTCCATCATCTCCAGCCGGGAAAGCTGGAGAAGCTTAATCGCTTGCTGGAGCTGCGGCGTCATGATCAGTTGTTGGGAAAGTTTAAGGTTTTGTCTAAGTTCGAAGGCCATTTTTCCTGTATTTCTAAAGTTTTTTAAAGACTGAAACCTTCACCAAAATAAATTTTTCTGGCCTGCTCCGACCCGGCGATCTCTACCGGCGTCCCCGTCACCAGAACATTGCCTTCGTTTACGATATAGGCCCGGTCGCACACGGAAAGCGTCTCCCGGACATTATGATCGGAGATCAGCACGCCGATGCCCCTGGCTTTGAGTTTCCCGATAATCTTCTGAATATCCGCCACGGCTAAGGGATCAATGCCGGCGAAGGGCTCATCGAGCAGCATATACTTGGGCGATGTTACAAGCGCCCTCGTAATTTCCACGCGGCGCCTTTCACCTCCCGAAAGCGAATGGGCCTGATTCCGGGCCAGAGCAGTAATATCCAGCTCCCTTAATAACTCACCGAGACGCTGTTTTCTCTCTTCCGCACCGATCTTCAGCGTTTCCAGTATGGCCATGATGTTTTCTTCCACCGTCATGTTTCTGAAGATGGAGGCTTCCTGCGGCAGATAATTCAAACCCTTTCTGGCCCGGATATAGATGGCGCAGTCTGTTATGTCTTCCCCGTCCAACAAAATATGGCCGTCATCCGGCCTAGTCAGACCGACAATCATATAGAAAGTGGTGGTTTTGCCGGCCCCGTTTGGTCCCAAAAGACCGACCACCTCACCGGGATTTATCTCCAGCGAGATGCTGTTGACGACCTTCCGGCCGCCGTAAATTTTCATCAACCCGGATGTGGACAGTTTTCTCATTATGGATTACTTCTTCTCCACCGGATATATCGTCGCCTTCACCCTTTTATTCTCGGCAGCTTCGACCACACCTCTGTTTTCATTGAGGAAAACCTCTATCTTGTCGCCGCGCAAAATATTGTTCCCCTGTTGCATCACCGCGCTCCCGGTCATCACAATCTTTTGGGATTCCTGGTAATAAACGGCCTGATCTCCCGTCACCAACCTGTCGCCCTGGCTGACAGAGACATGACCCCTGGCCTCTATTTTTTCCAGGTCTCCGGTCTTCCCAACGTCACGCAAGCCCTCCCGACCGGGATCCCGTTCCTCCTTTTTGTAATAAAGAAAGATTTTATCCGCCTTTATGACCCTGTCACCCTGGGTAGCAACGGCATTGCCGGAAAATAGCACCACCTTTTTCGCATCATAAGCCTCCAGGCGGTCGGCGCTGATCTCTATGGGATGGCTATCGGCCGGTGATTTCCTGGCGAGCTCGGCCCCCTGGGCAACAGGAGCGGCACAGGGAACGAATAATCCCCAGCCGATAAACAACAAACACAATAGCCGACCTTTCATTTACCCCCCATTTACCTGGTTCTGGCTACTTAACCCGGGCCCGGACCCTGGAGAACAGCACGATATCCTTATTCGGCAGGGAAAGAGACATACCCACCCCGCGGATCTGCAGGCGCGGGGTTTCCATCAAGACCGCCGCGTCAGTATGCAACCGCTGCCCGGCAGCGGAATATTGCAGGTCATCGGTAGCAAAACGCTCGCCACTCACGGAAGTAACGCTTACATTACCGGATATTTTCATATCCCTGGTCGCGGTGTCCAATTGCCCCTTTTCTGCTGCCAACACCATCACCTTGCCATCCGGAAAAAAGAGTTTCACCTCCACCTGGTCAAAGTAGGCCAGATTTTGCTTCCTCAGATAACTGGCTTTTTTCGCTCTGATCTCCCACTTGTTGCCATCACCTCCCACTTCCCGGTAAAGAACATTTTTCACCTCGAGGTCGGCCCGATCAGACATGATTTTCAGCATGGTTGTCGGTGAGAGCGGGGAAAATTTGTCAAAGAAGATTATCAATACCGCCACTAAAACTAGCACCCCGCCAAGGACGGCTATTATTAAAGTTCTTTTCTGGAACCTCATGATTTTTTATATCACCCACCGCCCAATATGTAAAGATTAAACGTATTTCCGATTGATTTGAGTATGTTATATTAACTCATACCTCGCGGCCACCTCCGGCCACTTCCCTTGCGCCTTCAGGATAATCTCGCAAATCTCCCGTACTGCCCCTCGCCCACCCTTTTGCTCCGTGACGTAATCAACCACATTTTTCAGATCAGCGGACGCATCGGCCACGGTAGCGGAAAACCCGACCCTTCTCAGGACTGGCACATCCACCACATCGTCCCCCACAAAAGCCGTTGCCGCCGGCGAAATATTTTTTTTCCGGAGAATCTCCTCAAATACGGTAAGCTTATTGAAAACGCCCTGGTAGATCTCTTTGATGCCAAGGTCCAGGGCGCGATGGCTCACCACCTGGGAAGTCCGGCCCGTCAAAAGGACCACTTCCACCCCATATCTCATCAACATTATCAATCCGTGTCCGTCACGAACATTAAAATGCTTTGTTTCCCGACCGGCATCATCAATAATTATTTCCCCGTCGGTAAGAACTCCATCCACATCAAGGATCAAGACCCGGACAGGCTTAATCTTCTCCTGCAATGCCTCAGTTATCATTTCTCTCATATACACCTCTTGGATTGTTTAGACGGTCAGCGCGCCCGGCCCCTGTTTCACCAGCCCGTCAATCGCTTTCAGGATGGCCAGAAGGTCCGAAAGGGTTGAGAGGTATAAAGAATTGGGACCATCGCAAAGGGCGCGCTCCGGATCGGGATGGACCTCCAGAAAAATGCCGTCCACCCCGGCCGCCACCGCCGCCCGGCATAAATAGAGCGCCATTTCCCTCTGACCGCCGGAAGCAGTCCCGGCGCCGCCCGGCAGTTGCACGCTGTGCGTGCCGTCAAAGATTACGGGATGCCCCATGCCCCTGAGGATGGGTAGAGAACGGAAATCCACGACCAGATTATTATAGCCGAACGAGGCGCCCCTTTCCGTAACCATGATATTGCTGTTGCCGGCCGCTTCCGCCTTCTTGATGATATTGCCCGCATCCCAGGGAGCCAGGAATTGTCCCTTCTTGATGTTAATAATTTGGGCCTGCCGCGCAATCTCGGCTACAAAATCCGTCTGCCGGCAGAGAAAAGCCGGAACCTGCACCACGTCGAGAACGGCGCAGGCAGCCTCAATTTCTTCAAAGCGATGCACATCGGAAAGGACAGGTATCTGCAATTCCTTTTTGATATTCGCCAATATCGCAAGGCCTTCCTTGCAACCCGGCCCGCGGAAAGATGCGAAGGACGTCCGGTTCGCCTTGTCATAGGAGGCTTTAAATATGAAAGGTATGGCCAGCGCCTGGGTCAGGTTTTTTAAATACAGGGCAATTTCCATTGTTTGCCGCTCGTCCTCAATAACGCAAGGGCCTGCAATCAGCACAAAGGGCGCCCCGCCGCCGATAATAAAATCATTTAATAATATCTGTTTCATTTTTCCCTCATCACCGATGATCTATCATCATTGTTAGACCTTTGCACAACTCCCTTATTCGTCATTCCGGTGAAAACCGGAATCCAGGAAGTGGCTGATAATACTGGATACCGGCCTTCGCCGGTATGACATAGTTGCTGGTTTTATGTAGTTGTGCAAAGGTCTCATTCTTTATACTTTTTTTCCAGCATCCTGATCCGCATCTGCGGGATCTTGGTCCTGGCCTTGGTCGCCTCGGGATTTAATTCATAGGCCTTGACATAGGACCGGTAGGCCTCGGCGTACATTTCCTTGCTTTCATAGGCAACGCCTAAATTCAGATGAGACGCATCGTCTTCCGGATCGTAACGGACGGCTAATTTATAGTGTTCTATCTCTTTATCCACATCGCCTTTCAGGGCATAAACATAACCGCTGCCGGCATAGGCGGCAGCATTCTTGGGATCAAGCTCCGTTATTTTCTTGTATTGTTTGAGGGCGCTGTCGTATTGTTTTTCCTTCAGATAGTATTCCGCCAGGATGTTCAGCACCGGCGCCGTGGGGTGGAGCGCCGCGTATTTTTCGTATCCCCGGATGGCCTCTTTCGTCCGGCCCAACTGCTCATAGGCATAGGCCAGGTTATACAGTAATTGCGGTTCCTTGGCGCCGTTTTTTATCGCCTTTTCATAATTTTCCACCGCCTGCTGATACTTGTTCAGCTCACCATAGGCAAAACCGAGATTCGCATAGCCGGCGGCCCTTTTGGGGGCAATCTTGACAATCCTTTCGTAGCGTTTGATGGCCTGCGCAAATCTTTTCGCCCGCAGGTCCATGTCCGCCAACCTTTGCAGGGTGTCCAGATCATCGGGCTTCAGGGTCAATACTTTCTGATACTCCGCCGCCGCTTCCGGCTCTTTTTTCCCTTTCTCATAAGCCGTCGCCAGATTGAAGTGAACGACCGGATCGTTGGGGGCCAAAGTCAGCGATTTCCGGTAATTTTCCACTTCTTCCTTCCAGAGCCCTTTCCCTCCGTAAGCCAGGCCCAGATTTGCCCACAGTGCGGCATTGCGGGGCTGCTTGCCGACTACCTGCGTATACCATTTAATGGCCTCGTCGTAATTACCCGTCCGGAGCGCCGCTCCGGCCAGGGCGGCCATGGCATGATGGGCGGTGGGCGCCTTCGCGAGGACTACTTTGTATTGCTCAATGGCGGCCGCCAGCCGGTCCGTTTTTTCGTAGGCCTCTCCCAGCTTGAAGCGTCCCAGGGGATTGTCGGGATTCAATTGCAGTGACTCCTTGTAATTGGCAATCGCTTTTTCCCACTGTCCCAGCCCGCTGTAGGCCAGGGCAATATCCATAAAGGTCGCGGCATCCCTGGGGCTGAACCTTAATATCTGCCGGCCCGTTTCTACCACTTGTTGATAATCCTTGGTCGTCATATAACACTTGGACAACTCCACCAGGACATTAAGATCATTCGGGACGATCGAAAGGGCGCGGCGATATTGGACAATGGCATCCTCCGGCAATCCCGCCCTTGCATAAACCCCGGCCAGCATCTTGACGACGTTGGCATCCTTGTCGTTCATCGCAATCGCCCGCTTCAGGTACTCGATCTGCAACTGGCGATTATCCGTGCTGCGGGCATAGCGCAGCCAGTCCTGGGGCAGGACGTTGACGTTAAGCGGCAAGGCGGCAATCTCTTTACCCCGGTATATGACCACGATCCGGTATTTTTCCGCGCCCCCTCTTCCGGCCGCATCCTTTTCTTTTTGCACGATGTGATCTATCAGCTCAATGCCCCGGAGCAACACCCCATAATCGTTGCCGGTCCCCATGCCTTCCACGTCAACGGCAATGCCGCGGCCAAAGAAGGCATCGGAGGAAACGCCCTTGATGACAAATTCGTCCTTATAGGAAAGTTCCAGGGAATCGCCGGGTTTTAATGTCAATTCCTGGCCGTTTTTTTCCATATTCAGGTAATAGAAGTGCGGCGGCTCACCCAGAAACAGGAACGAAAAACTGCCGGCAACCCGCTTGGCGCCTGAAAGAAAAGGCGAAAATTTCTCCGGGAAAAAAGCAATGCCTGCTCCGATTAATGCGCCGATCAGGGCCGCAACTGGCAAAACCAGCCAAATTTTCCGGCTTCGTGCTGCCCCCGGACTATATTGTATCTTCATAGCTTATCCCCTGGGATGGTAGCGGCGGTGAATTTCTTTTAAGCCCTCACGGGTAATATGGGTGTAGATCTGGGTGGTGGAAATATCGGCATGACCCAGCATCATCTGCACGGAACGTAAATCAGCGCCGCCCGCCAGCAGATGGGAGGCAAAAGAATGACGGAAGGTGTGCGGATGCACTTTATTTTGCAGCCCCGCCTGGGCGGCATACTTCTTCACAAGCTTCCAGAAGCCCTGCCGCGAAAATTTATTCCCCGATTTATTCAAAAAAAGCGTCTCGCTGGGACGTCCTTTCAAATATAACGGCCTGACCTCTTGAACATAACCGTGCAGACAGTCGTAAGCCACTTTGCCGATGGGCACAATCCGCTCCTTGTTCCCCTTGCCCATCGTCAACAGGTAACCTACCTGCCAGTTGATGCTGCCCATCGTCAGGGAAATCAACTCGGAAACCCGTAGCCCAGTGGCATAGAGCAGCTCCAGCATCGCCTGGTCGCGCCGGGCTGGTTTCGTTGCTCCGCCGGGCTGGCTTAAGATCGCATTCATTTCCTCCCGGCTGACAGCATCGGGCAGACGCAGGCCGACCTTAGCCAATTCAATATTCGCCAGCGGGTTATGATCGGTCATCTTTTCTGCCAGAATAAATTTATGAAACCCCCGGATGGCGGCAAGCGCCCTGTTCAGGGAATTAGCAGTCAGACCCCCTCGTCTCCGAGCCGTCAGGTAGGCTATCACCTGCTCAGGGGTAATGTCGCCGACAGTCTTTATTCCGTTTTGTTCCATGAAGGCGGCATAACTATGCAGATCCCGACTGTAGGCGTCCAGCGTGTTAGCAGCAGCGCCCTTCTCCACCGTCAGAAAATTAAGATATTGATCGAGCAAGTCGTACATAGCCCACCTCTCACCTTTCACCCTTCATCGCCTCATGGAGTCGCGCCGCCTGCGACAGGAAAACCTCCATCTTCGCCGTGATTACCTGGGGGAAAGGATTGCCGTCGCTTTCAATAGCCAGGAATGGAAGTTCGGAGATATTGGCGATTTCCTGCCGCCGCGCCCCGTTACCGTCTCCGGCGGACAACTGCCATCCGCGACCCATCGCCTTCGACAAGATAGCTTCCGACAAGCGATTGGGCATGCAACCGAAGGGACCGATGGCAATGACGCCGCAGTAATGACGCGGCACTTCATAAATCGCACTGCCTACGGTCAGGATGGCTTCACCCGTCAGTTGGGGACTGATCAAATCACGGGCGCTGGCGATCAGGTTGGGTATGTCATCATAGCGGCAGGGCATCAAACCGGAGCCGGCCGCAATCTTTTTATAGGCCCTCTCGTAGTTTCTCATCCACAGGGATCGCAAAAGGAGCCCCGGCCGCTCATGTAAAGCCGGCCGGCAGCCGGCCAAATTCTTGTTAAAGCAATAATCGGTGTAGTAAATCCATTCCATAACCCCGGCTGTTTTCACGGCCAATCCGTGCTCCGCAAGCTTTTCCACGAGGGATTGCCGCGACAGGTCGTCATGACGGAC
This genomic interval carries:
- a CDS encoding tetratricopeptide repeat protein encodes the protein MKIQYSPGAARSRKIWLVLPVAALIGALIGAGIAFFPEKFSPFLSGAKRVAGSFSFLFLGEPPHFYYLNMEKNGQELTLKPGDSLELSYKDEFVIKGVSSDAFFGRGIAVDVEGMGTGNDYGVLLRGIELIDHIVQKEKDAAGRGGAEKYRIVVIYRGKEIAALPLNVNVLPQDWLRYARSTDNRQLQIEYLKRAIAMNDKDANVVKMLAGVYARAGLPEDAIVQYRRALSIVPNDLNVLVELSKCYMTTKDYQQVVETGRQILRFSPRDAATFMDIALAYSGLGQWEKAIANYKESLQLNPDNPLGRFKLGEAYEKTDRLAAAIEQYKVVLAKAPTAHHAMAALAGAALRTGNYDEAIKWYTQVVGKQPRNAALWANLGLAYGGKGLWKEEVENYRKSLTLAPNDPVVHFNLATAYEKGKKEPEAAAEYQKVLTLKPDDLDTLQRLADMDLRAKRFAQAIKRYERIVKIAPKRAAGYANLGFAYGELNKYQQAVENYEKAIKNGAKEPQLLYNLAYAYEQLGRTKEAIRGYEKYAALHPTAPVLNILAEYYLKEKQYDSALKQYKKITELDPKNAAAYAGSGYVYALKGDVDKEIEHYKLAVRYDPEDDASHLNLGVAYESKEMYAEAYRSYVKAYELNPEATKARTKIPQMRIRMLEKKYKE
- the xerD gene encoding site-specific tyrosine recombinase XerD encodes the protein MYDLLDQYLNFLTVEKGAAANTLDAYSRDLHSYAAFMEQNGIKTVGDITPEQVIAYLTARRRGGLTANSLNRALAAIRGFHKFILAEKMTDHNPLANIELAKVGLRLPDAVSREEMNAILSQPGGATKPARRDQAMLELLYATGLRVSELISLTMGSINWQVGYLLTMGKGNKERIVPIGKVAYDCLHGYVQEVRPLYLKGRPSETLFLNKSGNKFSRQGFWKLVKKYAAQAGLQNKVHPHTFRHSFASHLLAGGADLRSVQMMLGHADISTTQIYTHITREGLKEIHRRYHPRG